The following proteins are co-located in the Ursus arctos isolate Adak ecotype North America unplaced genomic scaffold, UrsArc2.0 scaffold_13, whole genome shotgun sequence genome:
- the PSMB1 gene encoding proteasome subunit beta type-1 — MLSTAVGCWGPGRDLAMEPHSTAGPLQLRFSPYAFNGGTVLAIAGEDFSIVASDTRLSEGYSIHTRDSPKCYKLTDKTVIGCSGFHGDCLTLTKIIEARLKMYKHSNNKTMTTGAIAAMLSTILYSRRFFPYYVYNIIGGLDEEGKGAVYSFDPVGSYQRDSFKAGGSASAMLQPLLDNQVGFKNMQNVEHVPLSLDRAMRLVKDVFISAAERDVYTGDALRICIVTKEGIREETVPLRKD, encoded by the exons ATGTTGTCGACCGCGGTGGGGTGCTGGGGACCCGGCCGAGACCTGGCGATGGAGCCTCACAGCACCGCGGGCCCTTTGCAGCTGCGCTTCTCGCCCTACGCCTTCAACGGAGG tacTGTATTGGCAATCGCTGGAGAAGATTTTTCGATTGTTGCTTCTGACACTCGATTGAGTGAAGGGTATTCAATTCACACCCGGGATAGCCCCAAGTGTTACAAATT AACAGACAAAACAGTCATTGGATGCAGCGGTTTTCATGGAGACTGTCTTACCCTGACAAAGATTATTGAAGCAAGACTAAAG ATGTATAAACATTCTAATAACAAAACCATGACTACCGGGGCGATTGCTGCAATGCTGTCTACGATCCTCTATTCGAGACGCTTCTTTCCCTACTACGTTTATAACATCATCGGGGGACTGGATGAAGAAG gGAAGGGAGCTGTGTATAGCTTTGACCCAGTAGGGTCCTACCAGAGAGACTCCTTCAAGGCTGGAGGCTCAGCAAGTGCCATGCTACAGCCCCTGCTTGACAACCAG GTTGGTTTTAAGAACATGCAGAACGTGGAGCATGTCCCGCTGTCCTTGGACAGAGCCATGCGGCTTGTGAAAGACGTCTTCATTTCTGCAGCTGAGAGGGATGTGTACACTGGGGATGCACTCAGAATCTGCATCGTGACCAAGGAGGGCATCAGGGAGGAGACTGTTCCCCTGAGGAAGGATTGA